Part of the Pagrus major chromosome 9, Pma_NU_1.0 genome, CAGAAACAGGGCTGTCAGCactcaaacacatttacaagaGCAGGAGATTCTTCATCTATCATTTTCCTGATGGTATGCAGAGGCCACACCTTTCCACAGCCTTTTTTTCTGTGGGTGATACTGTAGAGGAGGGTGGACTGAAAATGAAACGATAGCTGtagttgagggaaaaaaggggGTGAGGGGGAGAAGAGATAAATCAGTTGTTTGACAGAACATACAGCCAGAGGTCAGcagcctctcctctcatcctttTTCTTCAATGATGGAAACACTGGAAGAAACTGAACTCTGCTTTCCACAACTCCTCAACACATCCTGTAGGAGGGCAAAGCGCCCACACACTGAGGCTGTGCTGATTTACATTCTGCTgtccttcatctctctgctgaCTGCAACTCTCAACCTGCTGGTCATCATCTCTATCTCCCACTTCAAGTAGCAAATTATTTAATCAATTCATGAAAGTGACAGACATATAAATTAAAGGTTCACAGAAAGAGAATATAAAGTGTCAGATCTGGCTATGTGTTGATTCATGATTATAAACTctgcttttacattttactcatGGATTATGTCTGATAATATTATAATGGAATAGAAATTGATActacaaaaaataatacatatgaTGCCCCTCTTTCAATACAGGCAGCTCCACACCCCaaccaacctcctcctcctctctctggctgtcGCAGATTGCTCAATGGGTCTCCTCATGTCTTTCCAGATCCTTCTCACAGACGGCTGCTGGTTTCTTGGTGACCTCATGTGtgctttgttctgtgttttagaCTTCATTATTACCTCTGCTTCAGTAGGAACCATGGTGCTCATATCAGCTGACCGCTATGTGGCTATTTGTGACCCTCTGCATTACTCCACTAAAATCCCTGTGAGAGTAGTGACACTCTGTACTTGCCTTTGTTGGGTCTGCTCTGTTCTATACAACAGCCTAATAATGATGgataacttaaaaaaacaaggcAGGTATAATTCCTGTGCTGGAGAGTGTGTGATTGTCATTCACTACATTGCAGGAGTTGTTGACcttattttgaccttttttggTCCTGTCACTGTCATTGTAGTTCTGTATATGAGAGTTTTTGTGGTGGCTGTGTCTCAGGCTCGTGCCATGCGGTCCTACATTACAGCTGTCACACTTCAGAGCTCAGAGACTGTTTCTGCCAAGAAATCAGAGTTGAAAGCAGCCAGGACTcttggtgttgttgtagttgtgtttctgtcatgcCATTGTCCATATTACTGTTCCTCTCTCGTAGGTCAGAACACCTTGTTTAGTGTTACATCTGTGCCCTTAGAGACGTGGCTCTTCTATTTCAACTCTTGCCTAAACCCAGTGATCTATGCTTTTTGCTATCCGTGGTTTCGAAAATCCATTAAGTTTATTGTAACATTAAAGATACTTCAGTCTGACTCCTGTGAAGCCAACTTACTGTAGAGACTGTGTAAGCAGTGCGATGTATAAATGTCTACCACTTCtattgtatgtatatgtatttaatGAAGAACATGTTACATAAATCTACTGAAAGTGTGATTATGTCATCTTATTtctcttaatttgtttttatatacagtaacCTCAATATCATGTACTACCTTTGACTGGTCCCCGTGTTAATGGAGCCTGTGTAATatgcaaaaatacagtttattgttGGAGAGTCAGAGTGTTCAGttttaactgaagaaaaagCCTTCACATTTACACTGAAGAAAGGATAATTGCAACAATTATTGTGCTCAATGTGACTCTCTCTCAATGTGAGTCATGTGACTCTGATGGAGACACATCACATTGAATCACACTGAATAAACCTATATTGTCTTAATCCATGTGCTCCAGTATACTTTGGACTTGTTCCTGCCCTCTTACATTCCAGACTATATATCTATTGATTTATACTTTGCTGATGTTTTTCCTGATTTGAATACCCTTCTCTGAGAGTACCAGACACGCATTCAGCTTAATGTGCAGTGGCTggagtgcatttttaaaaaaatagtttgtgAATATATATAGTTTTGAATTGATCAGCATTTgttcaaaacacattatttacaatGTCCTAGCCATTCTTCTTAGGtacaaccaaacaacaaacaatgatTAGGGTTCTATGTACTGGGTAGGAGGAGCTTGGGTGGGAGAAATACTTTCTCCAATGTTTTTTCCCACATTGAATTTTAAAATCATAGTTGCTGATATAATCAAAAATGTCTATATAAAGTTGACTATAACTATCTAGTTCAACCAAAGATAGTCTGGCTAAAGGAGCCAATGGAATCTGAAGCTGTATGGTTGGCTCTTTCATGGTGCAATACAGAGCTGAAGCCTTCCAGTTTCCCTCATCGGAccatatttcataaaaaaatatttatggtagtgaatggagtCAGACAAATAATTGTATAATCCCGcctgaattgtgccatgaatacatgtatgatgtttgtcaacttaaaagatatttttttcaactTGAGGAAGTCTATCAAAaagtcataaaactaatgaaatttaagaatgtgaaaatacataaatttAAAGACTTCATATCCAACAATCATGTTAGTCACATTGTCTTGTTTAAAGGTCACATTGATAACGTTTTTGTgtagacaaatatttttttcataataacACATCTACAGAGATTGTGGAAAGCTGCAGAATAGAAGTATCcctttccttaaaaacattattatgactgtgaatt contains:
- the LOC141002453 gene encoding trace amine-associated receptor 13c-like; this translates as MMETLEETELCFPQLLNTSCRRAKRPHTEAVLIYILLSFISLLTATLNLLVIISISHFKQLHTPTNLLLLSLAVADCSMGLLMSFQILLTDGCWFLGDLMCALFCVLDFIITSASVGTMVLISADRYVAICDPLHYSTKIPVRVVTLCTCLCWVCSVLYNSLIMMDNLKKQGRYNSCAGECVIVIHYIAGVVDLILTFFGPVTVIVVLYMRVFVVAVSQARAMRSYITAVTLQSSETVSAKKSELKAARTLGVVVVVFLSCHCPYYCSSLVGQNTLFSVTSVPLETWLFYFNSCLNPVIYAFCYPWFRKSIKFIVTLKILQSDSCEANLL